GGAAGCCTAATGTTTTATATATTTTTAACCCTTTTTCTAAACAAGGTCATTATCTAGAATATCTTCATCGATCATATTAACATCCAGGGAAAATTCTCCTTTGATGTCATCGTAAAAGTTGGCATAACTCACGTTTGCGTAAGGGATCAACCACAAAAATCCTATCCCCAGTGTCAGAATACATAACAAGGACAGTCCAAAAAACACCAGCCCCATTTCAAAGTATTTCCATTTATAGCCATCCATCATTTCCCGGCTTTTTCTCAAAGCATCCATTGGTCCTATTGAACTGTCTTCGGCAATAATATAAAAAGTCTGCGAATAGGAAATGGCAGCTATGATTCCGGGGACAACTAGTAAGAGCGTCCAAAGGAATATGAAAATCACCATTAGAATGTAGGCTCCCAGAGCATTCCCGAAATTTTTAAACCCTTCAAAGATTTGTTCCAGTTTTGCCTCCTGGTTCCTTCCCAGGTGCAGGGAAAAGATGGCCATCCCCACCGCCATCGGGCCTCCAAGAATCAATGATCCCACGTTGCCCAGAAAGGGAATGCCGTTCGAGGCTCCGACGATTAAAAAATAAACAATAAAAGTACCGATGGCGAGTCCCCACTTTCCTTGAAGGGATTGGCGCGCCTGACTCATTAATACTGCGTTTTCTGAAGCCATTTTAGTTTGTATAAGTTTTAAATGATAAAAAATATACGTTCAATGTAATCCTGTGACTTCGGAGATGCCAGAAATCTCTATGAAATGAATTAAAAAATAGACATAACCAATTATCTGGCACCCAGGCCGCTCATTTCTTCAAAATCTGCCTTTATCTTTGCGACAAGCTCGACAGCCAGAGCTTCATTTTTCGCTTCCGCATAAATACGGATAATGGGTTCCGTATTGGATTTACGCAAGTGCACCCAACTTTCAGCAAAATCAATCTTAAGTCCATCAATAGTATTGCAATCTTCGCTTTTGTACCTGTCGTGCATTTGCTGCAACAATGCCTCCATGTCCAGGGAAGGATCGAGGTCGACCTTGTCTTTGGTCATAAAATAAGAAGGATAACCTGACCGAAGCTCCGTCATCTTTTGTCCTGTTTTCGCCAGGTAAGTCAGCAAAATAGCAACCCCCACCAATGCATCGCGTCCGTAATGCAATTCCGGCAGGATAATCCCTCCATTGCCTTCACCTCCGATCACAGCATTTTCGGCTTTCATTTTTTCTACCACATTGACTTCCCCGACTGCTGCGGCAAAATAACTTCCGCCATGTTTTTGAGTCACATCGCGTAGGGCCCGAGAAGAAGACAGGTTGGAAACCGTATTGCCTTTTTTATGCTTTAAAATATAATCAGCCACTGCCACCAGCGTATATTCTTCGCCAAAGGGACTCCCATCTTCGTTGACAAAAACGAGGCGATCTACATCTGGATCCACAGCGATACCCATGTCTGCCTTTTCTTTTAGGACCGTTTCCGCCAGGTCTGTAAGGTGCTGAGGCAAAGGCTCTGGATTGTGGGCAAAGTTCCCGTCCGGGGTAGCGTTGATCAGGAGGTATTCACAACCCAGTTTTTCCAGTAAAGGAGGCATGGCAATGGCCCCGGAAGAATTGATACAATCAACCACCACCTTAAATTTTTTTTCTCTTACCAGGCTGACATCTACTGTATCCAGATCAAGAATTCGGTTGATATGGTAATCGATCATATCCTGTCTGGCCACGTAACTTCCCAGCTCATCCACTGTAGCATAGTCAATCCCTCCTCCATCGATGAGGCTCAAAAAGGCTTCCCCGTCAGCGGCGGAAATAAACTCTCCCTTAGCATTGAGCAGTTTCAGGGCATTCCATTGCCTGGGATTATGGCTGGCGGTGAGGATGATGCCGGCACCGGCCTCAAGGGCAGGCACGGCCATTTCCACGGTAGGCGTGGTAGAAAGTCCCAGGTCCACCACATCAATCCCAAGGCTCAACAAGGTTTGGGTAACCAGGTTACTCACCAACGGCCCGGAAATACGCGCATCCCGGCCAATGATTATTTTGGGCGCAGCCCCTTTTCCCAGGAGCCAGGTTCCAAAAGCAGCCGTACACTCCACGATATCCTGTGGGGTGAGATTCTCTCCTGCTTTGCCCCCTATGGTTCCCCTGATGCCCGAAATTGATTTTATTAATGCCACGTTGTTATTTTTACTGGCAAATGTAGGCAAGATTTTTGCTCGCGCAAAAGATATTGAGCCCAGATCCAAAGCAGATCCGTAAAAAACAAACCCGTTGGAGCAGCGATGCTTCCCCAACGGGCCAATTAAGTGTTTTAGGCGTTTTTCCGGTTTGAACTGCCTGGTCTCTATTGTCAGGTGATTTCTAATGGCAGTTTCAATTACAGGGAAACACCGGAAAACCGAAATTACTAAGGGTCTCGTTAAAAGGGTTTACATTTTTATGGTTTTAATTTTTCCTGCACATTTTTGAGGTTCTCCCGGAAAACCTCCAGTTGGGGATCATTATTCTTCTCTCCTAGCTCAACGGCTTTCCGGTAACTCGCAAGGGATTCATCCAGTTTGCCCACAGCAGCAAGCGCTTCTCCATAACTGTCAAATACGTTGGCCGACTCGGGAAACAACATCGTGTTGGTTTTGAAGATGGCCTCCGCATGGTTCGGTTTTTCATAATCGTTTAAAAAGTTGTATCCCATAATATTGATGTCGCCTTCATCAAATAACCCGGCAGCTACAGACAATTTCAGGCTTTCGAAAACACGCATTTGATATTTTTCCCTTTCTGGTTCCGTTTTTGCATTGGAAAACCCCTCCAGATTGGCCTGGACTTTTTTGAAAATATCCTTATACTCCTGCTTTTTACGATCCCGATAAGCTTCAGCGGCGGCTGTGGCCAGTTCAACCCCTTTGTCAAATGCTTCTTCCGCCGTGGTCTGAATTTCTGGCACTACTCCAACGCCTTCCCAGTTGGTTCCCGTTATCGGATTGATGGCTCTTCCCATCGGGATAAAGACACTTAAATATTCGTTGATGCGACGTGTTCCCCCGGGATTGGCACCGCCACCTGTGGTTTCTCCGACAAGCGTAGCCCTTTTTTGGGTCTGCATATTGTAGGAAAATTCTTCAGCTCCCGAAAACGTGTAATTACTGGTCAGGACAAATAATGGAATGTCCGGCAATTGGTCCCCATTAACGGAATCCAACGTCCAGAATTCGTCCGTACGGTCTCCCTGACGCCAGTAAAGGCTGTTTAAATGGACCTTTTTATCAAAGAAATAACTGCAGAGGTACTGAACCATGCCGGGGTCTCCTCCTCCATTTTTGCGTAAATCAATGATAATGGCATCTGAAGAGGACAAGAGTTTCATATAATGGTCAGCCATTGGGCCGGCCTCATAGACATTGGCAAACCCTCTCAAATCCAGGTATCCGATATTGCCGGGAAGTTTTTTGGCTTCCTGGAAACCCAAATTATTACTTCGAGATCGCATCTTATAATCCAGATGCTCCTCAAACAGTCGATCGATGGTATTTACGGGAGCATTCCCCGGCGGACGAGAACGAACGCGCATGTGTTTATCCTTATTGATCGACTGGACTTGTTCCGTCAGAGCCTTTGCAAAGGATTCTGTATCTTTAAAAGCGTCAAAATAACCGGTCTCCAGTAATTTATTTAAATGATCCCCGGTTTTCTGGGCCACCTCGGGAAAAACGTAAAAATCATTCATCAGCTGATTGAGCGTTTCAATGGAAGATTTCCTGAATGCGGCATCAATTGGAATTTCCTGAGCATTAACGTAAGCCGTGAATGAGGAAAGGAATAAGATCAAAATAAGAGCGGGTGATTTCTTCATAAAGTTTGTGAAATTAAAAAGTGAAACATTAAATCGAAGTATTTAAAATTATAAAACATCAGAAAATCAGGTTAAATATTTATGCAATCCAATGCTTCACTTTTAATCAAAAAACAAAATTTGGATCAGCAGTTTCCTGCAACCATGCAAAGTTAGTTCAGAAGGAACTCCAAAAATTGTAAAAAAGTTAAGCAGGAAGATATCTATGAAAAAAAAGCAGGATCAATTCACCGGATCATAGACATTAAAAAGCCTTTTGGAAATGGTTTCCTGGGAAATTTTCAACAAATGGTGTTCATTTTTGAAAAAATGCAAAGGGCTACAATGGAAGAACGATTTAAATTCCTTGATAAAATGAGCCTGGTCGTAAAAGCCGGCATCCAATCCCAGTTGGGTTAGATTTTGACAGGAAGTGTTTTGTTGCAAATAAAGAAAATAGTTCAGTCTCCATATCTGTGAAACCTTTTTTGGAGTGAGCCCGATTTTATTGATAAAATTGTTACGCAAACCTACCTTGCTGATCCCAAATTCACTGTACATTTCATTGACCCGAAGTATGCCTTTTCTTTCAAGGATATAATTGACCTGGTCGCGTAGCATGGGATCGACAATAAGGTTGTCTTTTGAAATATTCAACATCAATTGTTCCGATAATTCCATTTTAGCCTGCACCTCCGATCCGGACAAGATACGCTTAATCAACTGGTTGCAGAGCGGAGTGATTTCGAAGATGTCGGTAAGTGAAAAAGCCTTGTCATTCAGTTTGTAAAGCGGAAAAGGAATGAGATTCCAAAAGGCAAAGGGTTTAAAACGAATGCCGAATATTTTAACCGGCCGGGTCACCTTATACTGAATACTGCTGGTTCGTTGTCCCATAAAAGCGGCTCCGGTAGGAATCTTTTGCCAGGTTGAAGCATTAATGGGACGGAACGATAAATTTTCGGTTGAAAAAATGATGTCATAGGTGCAGTCAGGAGACAACATCTCAAACTGCCCCCTGAGGTCATCGGGCGCAAAATCCAGTTCCCAGAAACATTCAACGTGTCTGGAGAGGGTACTTTTGGGTAAATATTCTACATACAGCATAGCGGAAATTTATCTCTCGGCCACAAATCAATTTAAAAATAGGAAAAAGAAAGAAAAAATTGGATCAGCAAAGAGATTTTAACGATAAAACCGAACAATAGCCAATTACTCTTTATCAAACAGGAGTTGCCGTTTCATCAGTCGTTGCAGATCTTCGGGTGTATCTATCCCAATGCTGTCGTTTTCGGTTATGCCCACAAATATGGAAAAACCGGCTTCCAGCCATCTCAATTGTTCAAGTGACTCTGCTTTTTCGAGGCTCGAGGGTTTGAGGCTACTCAACATCATCAAAGTCTGGCTCCGAAAACCGTAAATACCCAGGTGTTTGAGATATTGCTGGTGAGTGAGCCAGTCACTTTGTGGAACGTTGCGCATAAAAGGAATGGCTTGTCGGCTAAAATACAAGGCTTCACCGGATTGTTTACGAACTACTTTGACGGCATTGGGGTCAAAAAGGGTTTGTGTCGTTTTCACCGGAGTAGAAAGGGTTGAAATGGACAACCCCGAATCATTGGTTAATGGTTCCACTACCCTGTCCACATCATCAGGCGACAAAAAAGGTTCATCCCCCTGCACGTTGATCACCACCTCAAAATCAGGGAATGCCCTGGCTACTTCCGCACATCGGTCTGTTCCGCTGACATGGTTCTCCGAGGTCATCATTACGTCTCCCCCGAAGGATTTTACATGATCGAAAATACGACTATCATCTGTGGCCACGATCACCCGGTCAACCAGGATGGCACGGCTCACCTGGTCATAAACCCTTTGAATCATGCTCTTTCCGGCAATATCCACGAGGGGTTTACCCGGGTAACGGGTGGAGGCATATCTGGCGGGAATGATGGCTAGGGTGGACATATTGGTTACTGGTTGCTGGTTGCTGGTTACTGGTTCTTGTTATGTCAATGCCTAAAATAGCTTGACCAATTTTAATTAATTATAAATCAAATTGTAATTCAAGTTGCATTGGATTATCTAACATTTTGTTTATTGTAAAGACTTCCATTTCGGGTCTTTCTTTTTCCTTTAGGTCTTTGATATATGTTTCATAAACCATTGGTGTCATCTTTAAAGAATTGTGTAAACGGTTGTTGTAGTTTTCAACAGCCATGGCTACTCGTTTCTTTAACTGTCCAAAATTTTGGATACTCCACCTTTTGAGGTATTCATTTTTTATGGTTCCATTTGCCCGCTCGCAATGTGCATTTTCAAGTACGTTAGTACACATACTGATCCTTATGCCATAGGATTTAAGTAAGTTCGTATAATCAGTACTCGTATATTGCGAACCTCTGTCAGAATGATGAATCAACTCATTATTATAATCATCAATGCCTCTGAGGTTGAGTGCCATTGTTAATGCAGCAATATTATTCTCTGACCGCATATTGTCAGAAACCGAATATCCTATGATCCGTCGAGAATAAACATCCATTATTAATACAACGTAATAATGCTGTCCCCCTAATGGAAAATAAAAAAGGTCACTAACCCATAATTGGTTGACATTTGTAAACCTCTTTCCTATCAGTACATTACCATATTGACTTCCCTTATCGCTGTAAGTAGTCTTATAGGGACTTTCTAAGGCCCGTAAACGATAGCCTTCGCGTAAACCTAATATTATAAAAGCATCCCGTCCAATGCCTTCTGGTTCGAACTGTTCATATATCTTGCGCAGGCCCATCCCCGGATGCATCTCCCTAATCTCCTCAATAAAACCTATGTAAAGGGGAGCTTTTAATAATTGCTCTCGTTCCCGTTTCAGGGCATCCATATGCCCTTGTTTGCTGATCCCCGATAAACTGTATAATGTCTTCATTTTATATCCGTGTTCGTCAGGGTGTTTTCGGAACCATTCCAGGGTTGGAGTACGTACTTTTTTTTTACATCATAACCCAGATCTTCACTCGCAAACTCGTACCCCTTCTCCAAGAGATCTATTGTCATCTGTTTTTGTCCGATTATGCGTTCATATTCGGACAATCGTTGCATTAATATTTTCGTCTTTTGTGCTTCACTTTCCATTTGTACTACTGTCTTTACTTCTTTTGTACTGTCAGAATACAAATATATCCATTTATATACACTTGTTCGTGATACTTCATATAGCTCACATATATCTCGTACCTTTATTCGTCTTGAAACCAGGTCTTTAACTTTGCTCCTTTTAAAGGATTCACTGAAAGTCCTATTGCTATTTGGTTGTTTTTGAAACTTTTTGTTATTTTTGTTTGCCATGTTTAGTTGACTTTTTTGGTCAAGCTATTTTAGGCAATGACATTACTTGTTGCTGGTTACTTGTTACTTGTTACTGGTTGCTGGTTACTGGTGCTGGTTGAGATAGAAAAATTTGAGTTATCGATACAAGTTTAAAAATAAAGCCGAATAATTTCGATTTTCCATCAAAAGAATTTTGCTTATTCGTTACATTTATGTTTTTAAAACAAGAATCCAGTAACCAGTAACCCGCTACTCGTTTTTATGAAAAAGATATACTACCTCTCCACCTGTTCTACCTGTAAAAGGATTATCGAAGAACTGGGAATCGGCGATGATTTTGAAATGCAGGACATTAAATTCGATAAGATTACTCCGGAACAACTCGACACAATGGCTGCGCGGGCAGGTTCTTACGAAGCCCTTTTCAGCAAACGTTCCAGGCAATTCCGTCCCCTGGGTTTACATGAAAAAGTGCTCACCGAGGCCGATTATAAAAAGTACATCCTCGAAGAATACTCTTTTCTGAAACGGCCGGTTTTACTCATCGACGGCGATATATTTGTCGGCAACTCAAAACAAGTGGTGGAAGCTGCAGCCCTGGCTCTGAAAAAATAACCATTTCATTCAAATTTTGCCCTTTACTTGACTTTATGGTCAACTTCCCGTTACTTTTATCGTTTGTTTATTATAAACCAAAAAAACACCACCAATGCCTACCATATTTGATACTCTTCCTGAAAACATACAGATAGAACTTACTGAATTAAAAGCAGATCTTGACAAAAAAATACCTGCCAAAAAACTGGACCGTAACCTGCTCATTGCCACCTGGAACATCAGGGCATTCGGCGATCTGACCAGGGAATGGGAATCCACGGAAAAGGACAGCCCGCGTCGTGATCTCCAGTCGGTAATGTGCATTGCTGAAATTTTATCCCGCTTTGATGTGGTCGCCATCCAGGAAGTAAAATCCAATATTCGGGCCTTTCGGGATACAATGAAAATTCTTGGAAACAACTGGAGCTTTATTCTTACCGATGTGAACCGGGGAAATGCCGGCAATGATGAGCGGATGGCGTACATTTTTGATACCCGAAGGGTGAAATTATCCGGGCTGGCTTCAGAGTTGGTGGTTCCCAAGGAATGGATGGGAAAAATCGGGGAAGATGCCTTCCAGGAACAATTTGTAAGAACTCCTTATGCGGTTGGTTTTCAATCTGTTACCAAAACATTTATCCTGGTTACCCTTCATGTTAAATACGGAAAAAAAGCCGCTGAACGTATAGGTGAATTAAAATCCATCGCCAAATGGATCGCCAATTGGGCCAAAGACGTTAATGCTTACCACCAAAACCTTATTGCCCTGGGTGATTTCAATATCGATGCCCGCGGTGACCTGCTCAACGAAACTTTTTTATCGGAAGGACTTCATGTGCCGGCTGCGCTTCAAAATGAAACCGTTACCCGATCCATTTTTGACGAAACGAAATATTACGATCAGATCGCCTGGTTTGAAGGCAGCGACAATCAACCCAAACTTTCCTCAGATTTTCTGCAGGGCGGGAGTTACGATTTCCTCGGCCAGGTGCTGAAGAGCAGAAATCTATCCAAACTGCAATTGTCCTGGATGATGTCGGATCATTATCCTTTGTGGGCGGAGTTTGCGTTGTGATTTAGTACCGCGTAACAAAAATAATTGTTGCCTGGAAAATGCCAAAAACAAAGCTTCAGGGCTTTCAGCCCTTTCTTATCGTCGTTTATTGGTAAGGCCTATTGGTTTTAGACATTTAACCGCCGAATTTTATAATAGGTGCAGAGCACCACAACATTTTTTTGATGTTTGGAGATTTAGGTTGCGGTGCTCTGCACCTTGAATCTCCTTTTCCTTTCTTTGGCAACAAAGATTTTGGTGCTCTGCACCTAGTTTCAATTCGGCGGTTATTAAATCAATTTCAATAAGGCCTGGGTTCTTGATGATATTTTACCCAGCGTTAAAGCGCTGGGCAATCGAAATTTTATTTAAAGCGATTATTTTTGTTGCCAGGTAATAAAGTTACCCCTTAAATACTTCCAGCCACTTCCTCGCATTGACAAAGGCCTCGATCCAGGGAGAAACTTCATCCTTCCTTCCCGCCGGATAATTGGCCCAGTTCCAGCGGAACATGGATCGTTCGATATGTGGCATCATTACCAAATGGCGTCCGTCAGCGCTGGCCATCATGGCTGCATTGTAATCACTTCCGTTGGGATTGGCCGGGTAACCTTGGTAGCCGTATTTGGCAACAATATTGTAAGCACTTTCTGCTAAAGGCAAATGAAATTTCCCTTCACCGTGCGAGATCCATACACCCAATTTTGAGCCCGCCAGACTGCCCAGCATGACCGAGTTGTTTGCAGGGATTTCCACGGAAGTGAACCCGCTTTCGTGCTTGTGAGAATCATTGTGCAGCATCCTGGAGGGTTGAGCATGATCCGGATTAATCAGGTTGAGTTCTACAAACAATTGACAGCCATTACAAATCCCGACAGACAGTACATCTTTCCTGCTGAAAAAACGCTCAAGCGCCTTTTTAGCTTTTTCATTGTAGAGAAATGCCCCGGCCCAACCTTTGGCCGACCCCAAAACATCCGAATTTGAAAAACCTCCCACGGCACCGAGAAACTGGATATCTTCCAATGTTTCCCTGCCGCTGATCAGGTCAGTCATATGAACATCCTTAACATCAAAACCGGCAAGGTACATGGCGTGGGCCAGTTCCCGCTCGGAATTACTGCCTTTTTCGCGAAGCACGGCCGCTTTCGGTCTTGGTTTACTAAAATCATTGGTTGGCAAATTGCCTTTAAAACCTTCGGGAAAACGATACTGAAGTGGTTGCTTTTTATAATTTTGAAAACGCTCTTTCGCTTTCAGCTCACCCGATTGATTTTTGTCCAGCAAATAAGAAGTTTCAAACCATACATCTCTCAATTCAGCGACCTTAAAAGTAAAAGACTCGCCGATGTTTTTAACCTTCACCTCTCCTTCTGCCGTTGCTTTTCCTATTTTAAAATAAGTCAGGCCTGCCGCTTTCAGTGAGGTTTCCACTGCACTATCTTTAGCCTGAAAAACTATGCCGGCATTTTCTGAGAATAACAACTTTACCGAATCTTTTTCGCCCACTTCAGACAGGTCAATCTCTGCCCCAAGGTCATTATCCGCAAAACACATTTCCAGCAAGGTTGTTAGCAGGCCGCCGGCAGAGATATCATGGCCAGCAAGAATTTGTCCCTCAGTGATCAGCGCCTGAAGAGTATTAAAAACCTTTACAAAATTTTCTGAATCCCGCACATCAGGCACTTCTGTCCCGATCTTATTCTGTACCTGTGCAAAAGAGGAACCACCGAGTTTATAAGCATCTCCTGAAAGATCAATATAATAAATATGGCCGCCTTCTTTTTGAAGCACCGGCTCCACGATTTTATAGATATCATTACAATGCCCTGCGGCAGAAATGATCACGGTACCTGGTGCAATGACTTCAGCATCCGGATACTTTTGTTTCATGGAAAGAGAATCCTTCCCGGTAGGTACATTCAGTCCTAAGGCAATAGAAAAATCAGAAACGGCTTTAACGGCCTCATACAAACGGGCGTCTTCCCCTTCGTTTTTACAGGGCCACATCCAATTGGCAGACAAGGAAACCGAACGAATTCCCTCCTTAAGGGGCGCCCACATAATATTAGTCAGCGCCTCAGCAATGGAATTCCGTGATCCTGCTTCGGGATTGATCAATCCACCGATGGGCGCATGTCCTATGGAAGTGGCAATACCGTCCTTTCCATCAAAACTAAGTGACATTACCCCACAATCGTTGAGCGGTAATTGTAACGGCCCGGCACATTGCTGCTTAGCCACCAAACCGCCGACACATCGGTCCACTTTATTGGTCAGCCAATCTTTACAGGCCACTGCTTCGAGTTTGAGTACCTGGCGGATATATTCCTGCATATTGGCTGAAGCATATTCAACCTCAGCATATTGTCTGTCCACGGTACGGTCTTCCATGATGGTCTTTGGCGAACTGCCAAACATATCGGTCAGGGCCAGATCCATGGGACGTTCTTTTGTGGAAGAGGATTCAAAAGTAAACCGAAAATCTCCTGTCACCTCCCCTACCTGGTACATGGGCGCCCGTTCCCGTTCAGCAATACGTCTGAGGGTTTCCAAATGTTCCTCGGCAATCACCAGTCCCATGCGTTCCTGTGATTCGTTGCCAATGATTTCTTTTGCCGACAAAGTCGGATCTCCGATCGGCAGTTTGTCGAGGTCAATTTTCCCGCCAATATTTTCGACGAGCTCAGA
This sequence is a window from Lewinellaceae bacterium. Protein-coding genes within it:
- a CDS encoding DUF975 family protein, whose translation is MASENAVLMSQARQSLQGKWGLAIGTFIVYFLIVGASNGIPFLGNVGSLILGGPMAVGMAIFSLHLGRNQEAKLEQIFEGFKNFGNALGAYILMVIFIFLWTLLLVVPGIIAAISYSQTFYIIAEDSSIGPMDALRKSREMMDGYKWKYFEMGLVFFGLSLLCILTLGIGFLWLIPYANVSYANFYDDIKGEFSLDVNMIDEDILDNDLV
- the glmM gene encoding phosphoglucosamine mutase; protein product: MALIKSISGIRGTIGGKAGENLTPQDIVECTAAFGTWLLGKGAAPKIIIGRDARISGPLVSNLVTQTLLSLGIDVVDLGLSTTPTVEMAVPALEAGAGIILTASHNPRQWNALKLLNAKGEFISAADGEAFLSLIDGGGIDYATVDELGSYVARQDMIDYHINRILDLDTVDVSLVREKKFKVVVDCINSSGAIAMPPLLEKLGCEYLLINATPDGNFAHNPEPLPQHLTDLAETVLKEKADMGIAVDPDVDRLVFVNEDGSPFGEEYTLVAVADYILKHKKGNTVSNLSSSRALRDVTQKHGGSYFAAAVGEVNVVEKMKAENAVIGGEGNGGIILPELHYGRDALVGVAILLTYLAKTGQKMTELRSGYPSYFMTKDKVDLDPSLDMEALLQQMHDRYKSEDCNTIDGLKIDFAESWVHLRKSNTEPIIRIYAEAKNEALAVELVAKIKADFEEMSGLGAR
- a CDS encoding AraC family transcriptional regulator, giving the protein MLYVEYLPKSTLSRHVECFWELDFAPDDLRGQFEMLSPDCTYDIIFSTENLSFRPINASTWQKIPTGAAFMGQRTSSIQYKVTRPVKIFGIRFKPFAFWNLIPFPLYKLNDKAFSLTDIFEITPLCNQLIKRILSGSEVQAKMELSEQLMLNISKDNLIVDPMLRDQVNYILERKGILRVNEMYSEFGISKVGLRNNFINKIGLTPKKVSQIWRLNYFLYLQQNTSCQNLTQLGLDAGFYDQAHFIKEFKSFFHCSPLHFFKNEHHLLKISQETISKRLFNVYDPVN
- the kdsB gene encoding 3-deoxy-manno-octulosonate cytidylyltransferase, whose protein sequence is MSTLAIIPARYASTRYPGKPLVDIAGKSMIQRVYDQVSRAILVDRVIVATDDSRIFDHVKSFGGDVMMTSENHVSGTDRCAEVARAFPDFEVVINVQGDEPFLSPDDVDRVVEPLTNDSGLSISTLSTPVKTTQTLFDPNAVKVVRKQSGEALYFSRQAIPFMRNVPQSDWLTHQQYLKHLGIYGFRSQTLMMLSSLKPSSLEKAESLEQLRWLEAGFSIFVGITENDSIGIDTPEDLQRLMKRQLLFDKE
- a CDS encoding DDE-type integrase/transposase/recombinase; its protein translation is MKTLYSLSGISKQGHMDALKREREQLLKAPLYIGFIEEIREMHPGMGLRKIYEQFEPEGIGRDAFIILGLREGYRLRALESPYKTTYSDKGSQYGNVLIGKRFTNVNQLWVSDLFYFPLGGQHYYVVLIMDVYSRRIIGYSVSDNMRSENNIAALTMALNLRGIDDYNNELIHHSDRGSQYTSTDYTNLLKSYGIRISMCTNVLENAHCERANGTIKNEYLKRWSIQNFGQLKKRVAMAVENYNNRLHNSLKMTPMVYETYIKDLKEKERPEMEVFTINKMLDNPMQLELQFDL
- a CDS encoding transposase, which gives rise to MANKNNKKFQKQPNSNRTFSESFKRSKVKDLVSRRIKVRDICELYEVSRTSVYKWIYLYSDSTKEVKTVVQMESEAQKTKILMQRLSEYERIIGQKQMTIDLLEKGYEFASEDLGYDVKKKYVLQPWNGSENTLTNTDIK
- a CDS encoding endonuclease/exonuclease/phosphatase family protein, encoding MPTIFDTLPENIQIELTELKADLDKKIPAKKLDRNLLIATWNIRAFGDLTREWESTEKDSPRRDLQSVMCIAEILSRFDVVAIQEVKSNIRAFRDTMKILGNNWSFILTDVNRGNAGNDERMAYIFDTRRVKLSGLASELVVPKEWMGKIGEDAFQEQFVRTPYAVGFQSVTKTFILVTLHVKYGKKAAERIGELKSIAKWIANWAKDVNAYHQNLIALGDFNIDARGDLLNETFLSEGLHVPAALQNETVTRSIFDETKYYDQIAWFEGSDNQPKLSSDFLQGGSYDFLGQVLKSRNLSKLQLSWMMSDHYPLWAEFAL
- the purL gene encoding phosphoribosylformylglycinamidine synthase, giving the protein MILFFGDITQKVFAVQVEQELSHNDIEKLVWLFGNQPKIEGTEIDTSFVGPRAAMITPWSTNAVEITQNMAITGIKRIEEFVRFAGDAASYDPMLSQKYGSLNQAIFTIKIEPAPIMEIEDVAAYNVSEGLALNEEEVTYLEEMAERIGRPLTDSEVFGFSQVNSEHCRHKIFNGIFVIDGKEKPESLFKLIKKTSQENPNDIVSAYKDNVAFLKGPVVTQFAPKSPDKPDYYEKKTYTSVLSLKAETHNFPTTVEPFNGAATGSGGEIRDRLAGGKGSLPLAGTAVYMTSYSRLADNRPWESGMPERKWLYQTPLDILIKASNGASDFGNKFGQPLISGSLLTFEHEEEARKLGFDKVIMMAGGIGYGKADQALKDAPQKGDKIVILGGDNYRIGMGGAAVSSADTGAFSSGIELNAVQRSNPEMQKRAANAIRGMVENDINPIVSIHDHGAGGHLNCLSELVENIGGKIDLDKLPIGDPTLSAKEIIGNESQERMGLVIAEEHLETLRRIAERERAPMYQVGEVTGDFRFTFESSSTKERPMDLALTDMFGSSPKTIMEDRTVDRQYAEVEYASANMQEYIRQVLKLEAVACKDWLTNKVDRCVGGLVAKQQCAGPLQLPLNDCGVMSLSFDGKDGIATSIGHAPIGGLINPEAGSRNSIAEALTNIMWAPLKEGIRSVSLSANWMWPCKNEGEDARLYEAVKAVSDFSIALGLNVPTGKDSLSMKQKYPDAEVIAPGTVIISAAGHCNDIYKIVEPVLQKEGGHIYYIDLSGDAYKLGGSSFAQVQNKIGTEVPDVRDSENFVKVFNTLQALITEGQILAGHDISAGGLLTTLLEMCFADNDLGAEIDLSEVGEKDSVKLLFSENAGIVFQAKDSAVETSLKAAGLTYFKIGKATAEGEVKVKNIGESFTFKVAELRDVWFETSYLLDKNQSGELKAKERFQNYKKQPLQYRFPEGFKGNLPTNDFSKPRPKAAVLREKGSNSERELAHAMYLAGFDVKDVHMTDLISGRETLEDIQFLGAVGGFSNSDVLGSAKGWAGAFLYNEKAKKALERFFSRKDVLSVGICNGCQLFVELNLINPDHAQPSRMLHNDSHKHESGFTSVEIPANNSVMLGSLAGSKLGVWISHGEGKFHLPLAESAYNIVAKYGYQGYPANPNGSDYNAAMMASADGRHLVMMPHIERSMFRWNWANYPAGRKDEVSPWIEAFVNARKWLEVFKG